The Geotrypetes seraphini chromosome 6, aGeoSer1.1, whole genome shotgun sequence genome includes a window with the following:
- the LOC117362383 gene encoding collagenase 3-like isoform X2, producing the protein MTDLKISFIFWSLVNSMPLPLPATTDLDSFNREESAFAEDYLETFYRLSSNLGEVEKRSIDSAVHKLPQMQSLLGLAVTGHLDSDTLALMRRPRCGVPDVGEYKLFTSKPIWAKTHLTFRIENYTPDLAHIAVDQAIQQAVKVWSDVTSLNFIQLHEGVADIMISFGMLEHGDFFPFDGPSGLLAHAFPPGENIGGNIHFDEDETWTNNTRGQRQPRTAERCDPD; encoded by the exons ATGACAGACTTGAAGATATCCTTTATTTTCTGGAGTTTAGTGAATAGCATGCCACTCCCTTTACCTGCTACGACGGACCTTGATTCATTCAACAGAGAAGAGTCCGCCTTTGCAGAG gatTATCTTGAGACATTCTACAGACTGTCATCTAATTTAGGAGAGGTTGAAAAGAGAAGCATAGACTCTGCGGTGCATAAACTCCCACAAATGCAGTCACTCTTGGGTTTAGCAGTCACTGGCCATCTGGATTCAGACACTCTAGCTCTGATGAGACGCCCTCGATGTGGTGTTCCCGATGTAGGAGAATATAAACTTTTCACTAGCAAACCCATATGGGCTAAAACCCATTTAACTTTCAG AATAGAGAATTATACTCCAGACCTGGCACATATCGCTGTGGATCAAGCAATCCAGCAAGCAGTTAAAGTTTGGAGTGATGTGACATCGCTTAACTTCATTCAGCTTCATGAAGGTGTAGCCGATATAATGATATCCTTTGGGATGTTAG AGCATGGGGATTTCTTCCCTTTTGATGGACCTTCTGGATTACTAGCTCATGCTTTCCCTCCTGGTGAAAACATTGGTGGAAACATTCATTTTGATGAAGATGAAACCTGGACAAATAACACCAGAG GTCAAAGACAACCTAGAACTGCAGAGAGGTGTGATCCAGACTGA
- the LOC117362383 gene encoding collagenase 3-like isoform X1: MTDLKISFIFWSLVNSMPLPLPATTDLDSFNREESAFAEDYLETFYRLSSNLGEVEKRSIDSAVHKLPQMQSLLGLAVTGHLDSDTLALMRRPRCGVPDVGEYKLFTSKPIWAKTHLTFRIENYTPDLAHIAVDQAIQQAVKVWSDVTSLNFIQLHEGVADIMISFGMLEHGDFFPFDGPSGLLAHAFPPGENIGGNIHFDEDETWTNNTREYNLFAVAVHELGHALGLGHSSNPGALMYPLYTYTDVSNFTLPQDDVQGIQTLYGQRQPRTAERCDPD; this comes from the exons ATGACAGACTTGAAGATATCCTTTATTTTCTGGAGTTTAGTGAATAGCATGCCACTCCCTTTACCTGCTACGACGGACCTTGATTCATTCAACAGAGAAGAGTCCGCCTTTGCAGAG gatTATCTTGAGACATTCTACAGACTGTCATCTAATTTAGGAGAGGTTGAAAAGAGAAGCATAGACTCTGCGGTGCATAAACTCCCACAAATGCAGTCACTCTTGGGTTTAGCAGTCACTGGCCATCTGGATTCAGACACTCTAGCTCTGATGAGACGCCCTCGATGTGGTGTTCCCGATGTAGGAGAATATAAACTTTTCACTAGCAAACCCATATGGGCTAAAACCCATTTAACTTTCAG AATAGAGAATTATACTCCAGACCTGGCACATATCGCTGTGGATCAAGCAATCCAGCAAGCAGTTAAAGTTTGGAGTGATGTGACATCGCTTAACTTCATTCAGCTTCATGAAGGTGTAGCCGATATAATGATATCCTTTGGGATGTTAG AGCATGGGGATTTCTTCCCTTTTGATGGACCTTCTGGATTACTAGCTCATGCTTTCCCTCCTGGTGAAAACATTGGTGGAAACATTCATTTTGATGAAGATGAAACCTGGACAAATAACACCAGAG AATATAATTTGTTTGCTGTTGCTGTCCATGAGCTTGGCCATGCTTTGGGACTGGGGCACTCCAGTAACCCAGGAGCTCTGATGTATCCACTTTACACATACACCGATGTCAGCAACTTTACTCTCCCTCAAGACGATGTTCAAGGGATTCAAACTCTTTACG GTCAAAGACAACCTAGAACTGCAGAGAGGTGTGATCCAGACTGA